Proteins from a single region of Felis catus isolate Fca126 chromosome B4, F.catus_Fca126_mat1.0, whole genome shotgun sequence:
- the KCNJ8 gene encoding ATP-sensitive inward rectifier potassium channel 8 — protein sequence MLARKSIIPEEYVLARIAAENLRKPRVRDRLPKARFIAKSGACNLAHKNIREQGRFLQDIFTTLVDLKWRHTLVIFTMSFLCSWLLFAIMWWLVAFAHGDIYAYMEKSGMEKSGLESTVCVTNVRSFTSAFLFSIEVQVTIGFGGRMMTEECPLAITVLILQNIVGLIINAVMLGCIFMKTAQAHRRAETLIFSRHAVIAVRNGKLCFMFRVGDLRKSMIISASVRIQVVKKTTTPEGEVVPIHQLDIPVDNPIESNNIFLVAPLIICHVIDKRSPLYDISATDLANQDLEVIVILEGVVETTGITTQARTSYIAEEIQWGHRFVSIVTEEEGVYSVDYSKFGNTVKVAAPRCSARELDEKPSILIQTLQKSELSHQNSLRKRNSMRRNNSMRRNNSIRRNNSSLIVPKVQFMTPEGNQNTSES from the exons ATGTTGGCCAGAAAGAGCATCATCCCCGAGGAGTATGTGCTGGCGCGCATCGCCGCGGAGAATCTGCGCAAGCCGCGCGTCCGAGACCGCCTCCCCAAAGCCCGCTTCATCGCCAAGAGCGGGGCATGCAACCTGGCGCACAAGAACATCCGCGAGCAAGGGCGATTCCTTCAGGACATCTTCACTACCTTGGTGGACCTGAAGTGGCGCCACACGCTGGTCATCTTTACCATGTCGTTCCTCTGCAGTTGGCTGCTCTTCGCCATCATGTGGTGGCTCGTGGCCTTTGCCCATGGGGACATCTACGCTTACATGGAGAAAAGCGGAATGGAGAAAAGTGGTTTGGAGTCCACTGTTTGTGTGACTAACGTCAG gtctttcacctctgctttcctcttctccattGAAGTTCAAGTGACAATTGGATTTGGAGGGAGAATGATGACAGAAGAATGTCCCCTGGCCATCACAGTTTTGATTCTCCAGAACATTGTGGGTTTGATAATCAACGCAGTCATGTTGGGTTGCATTTTCATGAAAACAGCTCAGGCTCACAGAAGGGCGGAAACTTTGATTTTCAGCCGCCATGCTGTGATTGCCGTTAGAAATGGCAAGCTGTGCTTCATGTTCCGAGTGGGTGACCTAAGGAAAAGTATGATCATTAGTGCCTCAGTGCGCATCCAGGTGGTCAAGAAAACAACCACACCTGAAGGGGAGGTGGTGCCTATTCACCAGCTGGACATTCCTGTTGATAACCCAATTGAGAGCAATAACATTTTTCTGGTAGCCCCTTTGATCATCTGCCATGTGATTGACAAGCGCAGCCCCTTGTATGATATCTCAGCAACTGACCTTGCCAACCAAGACCTAGAGGTCATAGTGATTCTCGAAGGAGTGGTCGAGACTACTGGCATTACCACACAAGCAAGAACCTCCTATATCGCCGAGGAGATACAATGGGGCCATCGCTTTGTTTCCATTGTTACTGAGGAGGAAGGAGTGTATTCTGTGGATTACTCCAAATTTGGCAACACTGTTAAAGTAGCTGCTCCAAGGTGCAGTGCCCGAGAGCTGGATGAGAAGCCTTCCATCCTTATTCAGACTCTCCAAAAGAGTGAACTATCCCATCAAAATTCTCTGAGGAAGCGCAATTCCATGAGAAGAAACAATTCTATGAGGAGAAACAACTCTATCCGAAGGAACAACTCATC